One window of Dermacentor andersoni chromosome 7, qqDerAnde1_hic_scaffold, whole genome shotgun sequence genomic DNA carries:
- the LOC126540302 gene encoding uncharacterized protein isoform X1: MVSTRAALVTRCWQTSCTRGPAPCPSIWREAASSSPTRRPRHLLHGPVGLGRTASLPSPRLTFPRLRHGTNQPTRTLQGAGFSLVGGVRVRCKGSKAWFTWDSLPSPTFHGTSVPSRGKAEGRSAEPMIPGRGASTTCVWKTRRATQKHESAPVVCSPVGEGEASAQEAAVPEAVSHCGDREWKVVVSRRRRKAAALHKQEWSCDLAADRKGKVLAVTAAKFLKFASRLKAVVSQKQTCINSIKSESAPSAVSGSKLEGQASAPHDAICDSFGKVQHVASRQNKDCLVVAMAECRPVINGVPNEVIVCKCCRSETMQDGGQMTSNPGTEAGDLDKAACIAPTRRRCCEAALTSSCRPASSDAQAVCEGAGANATRVPNTVTLLHGGGSKVYLNATFDNFISFRQSFDEWCREGKHIVTISRSHRSPFATESKEFEYIRISYSCVHGRAIKPRGTGKRPKQAYNGTGCEMAVSVSLCKSPTLHYKITKLQAKHNHATKYYDLYPQSRLLNDAEKVEFFNFAKCNIGPKYFKSLVEQKTGKKLTTKDVNNYKQRFSIPIRNEQAHGEMVLEKIDTLLANNPNWVIHYEKNQSNNLQFVLLQTTHMREILEKYPEILFIDGTYKVNIEGYILYSILVEDGGGRGRPVCYAFLQNETTEIVQAMFAKFAEFNPFIVSACRVVMIDKDMNELCILTKILPNSEILLCTWHVLQCFQQKVNEKARLQRDQLLPLLKKIVYSFTVQDYLDRLAELEAMASKDFISYYMQNWHSCKEMWVHAYRQKLPTFGNNTNNRIECHNQKIKSYLTSSMHLVQAIEALVSYIEKDFLSLKFSKFKEMKLNLNVNDVSEPFQLDLARNCTSEATSKVLEQYERFKEVGYLVTSTANSYVVASASSEHSVSLCLTRCMCAFYNQYSLPCAHIIAARHFAQQDLFDKACIPDRWCKDHFLSDSCMVSSATPVVTSSIQLLPSVKLDTAQEKSTDVPAACIHTTMKSSGASVPLSKYYTIV; the protein is encoded by the exons ATGGTGTCCACCCGAGCCGCTTTGGTAACAAGGTGCTGGCAGACTTCCTGTACCAGGGGGCCTGCACCCTGTCCATCCATCTGGAGAGAAGCCGCATCCAGCAGTCCTACAAGGAGACCCAGGCACCTTCTTCATGGACCAGTTGGACTCGGCAGGACAGCATCCCTGCCATCTCCGAGGCTGACTTTCCCCCGCTTG AGGCACGGCACCAACCAGCCTACCAGAACCCTTCAAGGTGCTGGATTTTCACTTGTTGGCGGTGTCCGTGTCCGTTGCAAGGGAAGCAAGGCTTGGTTCACCTGGGACAGCCTGCCTTCCCCCACTTTCCATGGCACAAGTGTACCAAGTAGGGGAAAAGCCGAGGGGAGGTCTGCTGAGCCAATGATCCCTGGTCGAGGTGCAAGCACCACTTGTGTCTGGAAAACTAGGAGAGCCACACAAAAGCATGAGAGTGCTCCTGTTGTGTGCTCACCTGTGGGGGAAGGAGAGGCCAGTGCTCAAGAAGCAGCTGTGCCAGAGGCTGTCTCCCACTGTGGCGACAGGGAGTGGAAAGTGGTAGTATCGAGGAGGAGGCGGAAGGCTGCAGCACTGCACAAGCAAGAATGGAGCTGTGACCTGGCTGCAGACAGGAAAGGCAAAGTTCTTGCTGTGACAGCTGCCAAGTTCTTGAAGTTCGCTTCACGTTTGAAAGCAGTTGTTAGCCAGAAACAGACATGCATTAACAGTATAAAGTCTGAGTCTGCTCCTTCTGCTGTCTCTGGTAGCAAGCTTGAAGGACAAGCCAGTGCCCCTCATGACGCCATTTGTGATAGTTTTGGCAAGGTGCAGCATGTGGCTAGCAGGCAGAATAAAGACTGCTTGGTAGTTGCTATGGCTGAGTGCAGACCTGTCATAAATGGTGTTCCAAATGAGGTCATTgtctgcaaatgctgtaggtcAGAAACAATGCAAGATGGAGGGCAGATGACGAGCAATCCTGGCACAGAGGCTGGTGACCTTGACAAAGCTGCGTGCATTGCTCCCACGCGACGTAGGTGTTGTGAGGCTGCTTTGACATCCAGCTGCAGGCCTGCCAGCTCTGATGCCCAGGCTGTTTGTGAAGGAGCTGGTGCTAACGCAACCAGAGTTCCTAACACTGTCACTTTATTGCATGGTGGAGGCAGCAAAGTTTATTTAAATGCAACATttgataattttatttctttcaggCAAAGCTTTGATGAATGGTGCAGGGAGGGCAAGCACATAGTCACAATAAGTAGGTCTCATAGAAGTCCATTTGCAACAGAATCTAAAGAGTTTGAGTATATTAGGATTTCATATAGCTGTGTTCATGGTCGTGCTATAAAACCAAGAGGCACAGGAAAGCGACCCAAGCAAGCATACAATGGTACTGGTTGTGAAATGGCAGTTTCAGTAAGCCTGTGCAAATCACCTACTCTTCACTACAAAATAACCAAGCTGCAAGCTAAGCATAATCACGCCACGAAGTATTATGACTTGTATCCTCAAAGCAGGCTTCTAAACGATGCAGAGAAGGTAGAATTCTTTAATTTTGCCAAATGTAATATTGGCCCAAAGTATTTTAAAAGTTTGGTCGAACAGAAAACGGGCAAGAAATTAACTACAAAAGATGTTAACAATTACAAGCAAAGGTTTTCTATTCCTATTCGCAACGAGCAGGCTCACGGAGAAATGGTTTTGGAAAAAATAGACACCTTGTTAGCAAATAATCCAAACTGGGTCATTCACTATGAAAAGAATCAAAGTAATAACCTGCAATTTGTGTTACTTCAGACAACGCACATGCGTGAGATTTTGGAAAAGTACCCAGAGATTTTATTTATTGATGGAACATATAAAGTAAACATTGAAGGCTATATCTTGTACTCTATATTGGTTGAAGATGGTGGAGGTCGTGGGAGACCTGTGTGTTATGCCTTTTTGCAGAATGAAACAACTGAAATTGTGCAGGCTATGTTTGCCAAGTTTGCAGAGTTTAACCCGTTCATTGTATCTGCTTGCAGAGTAGTCATGATAGATAAAGACATGAACGAGCTATGCATTTTGACCAAGATTCTTCCTAATTCTGAAATTTTGTTGTGTACATGGCATGTGCTGCAATGCTTTCAGCAAAAAGTCAATGAGAAAGCTAGACTGCAGCGTGATCAGTTACTCCctctgttaaaaaaaattgtttattcctTCACTGTGCAGGACTACTTAGACAGGCTTGCTGAGCTCGAAGCTATGGCGTCTAAAGATTTTATTTCTTATTACATGCAGAACTGGCACTCCTGTAAAGAAATGTGGGTACATGCATATCGGCAGAAACTTCCTACATTTGGTAATAACACGAATAATCGCATTGAGTGTCACAATCAAAAAATTAAAAGTTATCTCACTTcaagcatgcatttggttcaagcAATAGAAGCATTAGTAAGTTATATTGAGAAGGATTTCTTATCTCTAAAATTTTCCAAGTTTAAGGAAATGAAGCTGAACTTAAATGTAAACGATGTCAGTGAGCCATTTCAACTAGACTTGGCCCGTAATTGCACTTCTGAGGCCACAAGTAAAGTACTTGAGCAGTATGAACGGTTTAAAGAAGTAGGTTATTTGGTTACTTCCACTGCTAATTCTTATGTAGTGGCTTCAGCAAGTTCTGAGCACAGTGTTTCATTATGCCTGACGCGTTGCATGTGTGCTTTTTATAATCAGTACAGTTTGCCTTGTGCACACATTATAGCAGCTCGCCATTTTGCCCAGCAAGACCTTTTTGACAAAGCATGCATACCAGACAGGTGGTGTAAGGATCATTTCCTGAGTGACAGCTGCATGGTCTCAAGTGCCACACCAGTGGTGACAAGCAGCATTCAGCTGCTGCCATCTGTGAAGCTCGACACTGCTCAAGAAAA GTCCACTGATGTACCAGCTGCATGCATTCACACTACCATGAAGTCATCAGGAGCGTCTGTACCTCTATCTAAATATTACACTATTGTCTAA
- the LOC126540302 gene encoding uncharacterized protein isoform X3, with product MTRVLVAGDSMVKYADQYFPSRRSLSVSVAAHRGVRIEHLLSMIADKLAGFDVVIVHVGTNNTVDSVSVCMDKYRQLAQGIIERNPMVHVAFSAILPRGQNQYSSWEAQSSWLHDLNGNYKRINSALMQYCHECGYTFLGGLVDNWPSCLSRDGVHPSRFGNKVLADFLYQGACTLSIHLERSRIQQSYKETQAPSSWTSWTRQDSIPAISEADFPPLGPLMYQLHAFTLP from the exons ATGACACGTGTTTTGGTTGCCGGTGACTCGATGGTGAAATACGCGGACCAGTATTTCCCATCGCGTCGTAGTTTGTCAGTCAGTGTTGCCGCGCATAGAGGAGTAAGGATTGAGCATTTGCTGTCAATGATTGCTGATAAGCTAGCTGGTTTTGATGTTGTCATTGTGCACGTTGGCACTAACAACACTGTTGACAGTGTCAGCGTGTGCATGGACAAGTATCGCCAGCTCGCTCAGGGGATCATTGAGAGAAATCCCATGGTGCATGTAGCTTTTTCTGCCATTCTTCCTCGGGGGCAGAATCAGTACAGCTCATGGGAAGCTCAGTCCTCATGGTTGCATGACCTGAATGGTAACTACAAAAGGATTAACAGTGCCCTGATGCAGTACTGCCACGAGTGCGGCTACACATTCCTGGGTGGTCTCGTGGACAACTGGCCCAGTTGCCTGAGCAGAGATGGTGTCCACCCGAGCCGCTTTGGTAACAAGGTGCTGGCAGACTTCCTGTACCAGGGGGCCTGCACCCTGTCCATCCATCTGGAGAGAAGCCGCATCCAGCAGTCCTACAAGGAGACCCAGGCACCTTCTTCATGGACCAGTTGGACTCGGCAGGACAGCATCCCTGCCATCTCCGAGGCTGACTTTCCCCCGCTTG GTCCACTGATGTACCAGCTGCATGCATTCACACTACCATGA
- the LOC140219431 gene encoding uncharacterized protein — protein SDSVINVAQYLIHKKFPHWDGFQDVLLGHRLLFTKVESPFIQILHVRNPDHWLTVTNADADENTVFVYDSIDQGTPSDAIRQICHMLKLQSPTLTICTKGAQNQCNTLDCGLFAIANMYYLASDWRPENLNLSQSMLRRHLLKCIQKGNMEDFPLTSSPTTRVRPKDCIYELHCVCRQPLYGRKVLDISCAYCSKTFHRECLRLLPDNMDKKIIVCSNSCLASAKEKIHTCST, from the coding sequence TCAGACAGCGTGATTAACGTAGCACAATACTTGATTCATAAAAAGTTTCCTCACtgggatggctttcaagatgtgCTACTTGGCCATCGTTTACTATTTACTAAAGTAGAAAGCCCTTTTATTCAAATCTTGCATGTCCGAAATCCCGATCACTGGCTTACGGTAACCAATGCTGACGCTGATGAAAACACAGTCTTTGTATATGACTCAATTGACCAAGGTACTCCTTCTGATGCCATCAGGCAAATCTGTCACATGCTAAAATTGCAGTCACCAACGCTGACCATTTGCACTAAAGGGGCACAAAACCAGTGCAACACGCTTGACTGTGGCTTGTTTGCAATTGCAAATATGTATTATTTAGCATCAGATTGGAGACCAGAAAATTTAAACCTTAGTCAGAGTATGCTGCGCAGACATTTGCTGAAATGCATACAAAAAGGCAACATGGAAGATTTTCCACTCACAAGCTCCCCCACAACTCGTGTGCGGCCAAAAGATTGTATTTATGAGTTGCATTGTGTATGCAGGCAACCGCTGTATGGCAGGAAAGTACTGGACATTTCTTGTGCATACTGTTCAAAAACCTTTCACAGGGAATGCCTTCGCCTTTTACCAGATAATATggataaaaaaataattgtgtgCTCTAACTCATGTTTGGCTAGTGCCAAGGAAAAAATCCACACTTGTAGTACGTAG
- the LOC126540302 gene encoding uncharacterized protein isoform X2, giving the protein MTRVLVAGDSMVKYADQYFPSRRSLSVSVAAHRGVRIEHLLSMIADKLAGFDVVIVHVGTNNTVDSVSVCMDKYRQLAQGIIERNPMVHVAFSAILPRGQNQYSSWEAQSSWLHDLNGNYKRINSALMQYCHECGYTFLGGLVDNWPSCLSRDGVHPSRFGNKVLADFLYQGACTLSIHLERSRIQQSYKETQAPSSWTSWTRQDSIPAISEADFPPLEARHQPAYQNPSRCWIFTCWRCPCPLQGKQGLVHLGQPAFPHFPWHKCTK; this is encoded by the exons ATGACACGTGTTTTGGTTGCCGGTGACTCGATGGTGAAATACGCGGACCAGTATTTCCCATCGCGTCGTAGTTTGTCAGTCAGTGTTGCCGCGCATAGAGGAGTAAGGATTGAGCATTTGCTGTCAATGATTGCTGATAAGCTAGCTGGTTTTGATGTTGTCATTGTGCACGTTGGCACTAACAACACTGTTGACAGTGTCAGCGTGTGCATGGACAAGTATCGCCAGCTCGCTCAGGGGATCATTGAGAGAAATCCCATGGTGCATGTAGCTTTTTCTGCCATTCTTCCTCGGGGGCAGAATCAGTACAGCTCATGGGAAGCTCAGTCCTCATGGTTGCATGACCTGAATGGTAACTACAAAAGGATTAACAGTGCCCTGATGCAGTACTGCCACGAGTGCGGCTACACATTCCTGGGTGGTCTCGTGGACAACTGGCCCAGTTGCCTGAGCAGAGATGGTGTCCACCCGAGCCGCTTTGGTAACAAGGTGCTGGCAGACTTCCTGTACCAGGGGGCCTGCACCCTGTCCATCCATCTGGAGAGAAGCCGCATCCAGCAGTCCTACAAGGAGACCCAGGCACCTTCTTCATGGACCAGTTGGACTCGGCAGGACAGCATCCCTGCCATCTCCGAGGCTGACTTTCCCCCGCTTG AGGCACGGCACCAACCAGCCTACCAGAACCCTTCAAGGTGCTGGATTTTCACTTGTTGGCGGTGTCCGTGTCCGTTGCAAGGGAAGCAAGGCTTGGTTCACCTGGGACAGCCTGCCTTCCCCCACTTTCCATGGCACAAGTGTACCAAGTAG